A section of the Cherax quadricarinatus isolate ZL_2023a chromosome 97, ASM3850222v1, whole genome shotgun sequence genome encodes:
- the LOC128704974 gene encoding arylalkylamine N-acetyltransferase 1: MNPANIQPTFMGFYNSVATCFRKYTAPLGTRLKESGRGEGSEGSAPGEEDPLAEISSLEETQQQQHQETQQLQEPEEPELPSEPQLPPDVLHKHDETIVFKILTQEYSDAAVDLLCNHFFKDEPLGKALYLDSPREVDHWLSKVLPHMISHGVSVMAIDESANGRLVGVAINSIKRRGDTPGPDDFLAWIDPQKDPKMYKIISFLTKLASDIDFFGQYGVDKFLNFELLNVDKSYGGRGIASMLVLQSCNVARAQGFTCLVTETTGIFSAKIFARHAFKTIREVQYSQYRQNGRIAFPNTGIHNSARVSVKILDPLQPNSS; the protein is encoded by the exons CGCCCCTGGGAACTCGCCTTAAGGAGAGTGGCAGGGGAGAGGGCAGCGAGGGTAGTGCCCCTGGGGAAGAAGACCCCCTGGCCGAGATCTCCAGCCTGGAggagacgcagcagcagcagcatcaggaaaCACAGCAGCTGCAGGAACCAGAGGAACCAGAACTGCCCAGTGAGCCACAACTGCCTCCTGATGTTCTTCATAAACACGACGAAACCATAGTATttaag atcCTGACTCAGGAATACAGTGATGCAGCTGTCGACCTCCTCTGTAACCACTTCTTCAAGGACGAGCCTCTGGGGAAGGCACTCTACCTCGACAGCCCGAGGGAGGTCGACCACTGGCTCTCCAAGGTCCTGCCTCACATG ATCAGCCACGGTGTATCAGTGATGGCGATAGATGAGTCAGCCAACGGGAGGCTGGTGGGTGTGGCTATCAACAGCATTAAGAGGCGGGGTGACACACCTGGTCCTGACGATTTCCTGGCCTGGATCGACCCCCAGAAGGATCCCAAGATGTACAAGATCATCTCCTTCCTCACTAAACTAGCCAGCGATATTGACTTCTTCGGCCAATACGGCGTTGATAAG TTCCTCAACTTCGAGCTTCTGAACGTGGACAAGTCGTACGGTGGACGAGGTATTGCTTCCATGTTGGTGTTGCAGAGCTGCAACGTTGCTAGGGCTCAAGGTTTTACCTGCCTCGTCACAGAAACTACAG GTATCTTCTCAGCCAAGATCTTCGCGCGACACGCCTTCAAGACCATCCGGGAGGTGCAGTACTCCCAGTACCGCCAGAACGGCCGCATCGCCTTCCCAAATACCGGCATCCATAACTCAGCTCGAGTCTCCGTCAAAATCCTAGACCCCCTCCAGCCTAACAGCAGTTAG